One window from the genome of Molothrus ater isolate BHLD 08-10-18 breed brown headed cowbird chromosome 5, BPBGC_Mater_1.1, whole genome shotgun sequence encodes:
- the ATP6V0A4 gene encoding LOW QUALITY PROTEIN: V-type proton ATPase 116 kDa subunit a 4 (The sequence of the model RefSeq protein was modified relative to this genomic sequence to represent the inferred CDS: deleted 1 base in 1 codon), which produces MASIFRSEEMSLRQLFLQVEAAYCCVAELGELGLVQFRDLNVNVNSFQRKFVNEVRRCESLERILRFLENEMEDNVEIVKGEKYPETPLPREMIDMETVLEKLEAELLEANQNQQTLKQNFLELTELKHLLKKTQDFFEAETNLPDDFFSEDTSGLLELRSTPAAAAAKLGFTAGVIKRERMIPFERLLWRACRGNIYLRYTEMDTPMEDPVTREEVKKNVFIIFYQGEQLKQKIKKICDGFRATVYPCPESATERREMLDGVNTRIEDLNTVITQTESHRQRLLHEAAANLWAWGIKVKKIKAIYHILNCCNIDVTQQCVIAEIWFPVADADRIKRALHQGMERSGSTIAPILTAIHTKMAPPTFNRTNKFTAGFQNIVDAYGVGNYREMNPAPYTIITFPFLFAVMFGDCGHGAVMLGFALWMVINEKSLLAQKSTNEIWNTFFSGRYLILLMGIFSMYTGFIYNDCFSKSFNFFGSSWHIIPMFKNNTWNKDVLLENTVLQLNPAVPGVYSGNPYPFGIDPIWNVATNKLTFLNSYKMKMSVVIGIVHMVFGVILSLFNHIYFRKYINIILQFIPEMIFIISLFGYLVFMIIFKWCHFDVHSSQSAPSILIHFINMFLFNYSDTSNAPLYLHQKEVQSFLVIFALIAVPWMLLIKPFILRANHQKAQHMLRSQAISGNSGGENEVDVPETNHSKKASQGDHSGGHEGHEGEDEEFNFGDVFVHQAIHTIEYCLGCISNTASYLRLWALSLAHAQLSEVLWTMVMHNGLSSSSWAGLVAIFIIFAAFAVLTVAILLVMEGLSAFLHALRLHWVEFQNKFYVGAGYKFSPFSFNHIINGTAEE; this is translated from the exons CTGAATGTGAATGTCAACAGCTTCCAGAGAAAGTTTGTGAATGAAGTGAGAAGGTGTGAATCCTTGGAGAGAATCCTGC GTTTTCTGGAAAATGAGATGGAAGATAATGTTGAGATAGTCAAAGGAGAAAAGTACCCAGAGACACCCCTGCCTCGGGAAATGATTGATATGGAG ACAGTGCTGGAGAAACTTGAAGCCGAGCTGCTGGAAGCCAACCAGAACCAGCAAACATTGAAGCAGAACTTCCTTGAGCTGACAGAGCTCAAACATCTGCTGAAGAAAACCCAGGATTTCTTTGAG GCAGAAACCAATCTGCCAGATGATTTCTTTAGTGAAGACACATCTGGACTGCTGGAGCTGAGAagcactcctgctgctgcagctgccaagcTGGG ATTCACAGCAGGAGTAATAAAGAGGGAAAGGATGATCCCCTTTGAGCGTTTACTGTGGCGAGCCTGCAGGGGAAATATTTACCTGAGGTACACAGAAATGGACACCCCCATGGAGGACCCTGTGACT AGAGAAGAGGTGAAGAAGAACGTGTTCATTATCTTCTATCAAGGAGAGCAGCTTAAACAAAAAATCAAGAAGATTTGTGATGG ATTTCGTGCCACAGTCTATCCTTGTCCAGAGTCTGCCACCGAGCGCCGAGAAATGCTTGATGGAGTCAACACAAGAATCGAGGATTTAAACACA GTGATAACACAAACCGAGTCCCACCGCCAACGTCTGCTGCATGAGGCAGCAGCCAACCTGTGGGCCTGGGGGATCAAGGTGAAGAAAATCAAGGCCATCTACCACATCCTGAATTGCTGTAACATCGACGTCACCCAGCAGTGTGTCATTGCAGAGATCTGGTTCCCAGTGGCTGATGCTGACCGGATAAAAAGAGCTCTCCATCAAGGAATG GAACGCAGTGGCTCCACAATTGCCCCCATCCTCACTGCCATACACACCAAGATGGCACCACCCACCTTCAACAGGACCAACAAGTTCACAGCTGGGTTTCAGAACATCGTGGACGCATATGGTGTGGGCAACTACAGGGAGATGAACCCAG ctccctaCACTATCATTACCTTCCCCTTCTTGTTTGCGGTGATGTTTGGGGACTGTGGCCACGGCGCTGTCATGCTGGGCTTTGCACTCTGGATGGTCATTAATGAGAAGAGCCTTCTGGCCCAGAAAAGCACTAATGAG ATCTGGAACACCTTTTTCAGCGGGCGCTACCTGATCCTGCTCATGGGCATATTCTCCATGTACACTGGCTTCATCTACAATGACTGCTTCTCCAAATCATTCAACTTCTTTGGTTCTTCCTGGCACATCATCCCcatgtttaaaaataacactTGGAA TAAGGATGTGCTTCTAGAAAATACAGTGCTGCAGTTGAATCCAGCAGTCCCAGGAGTCTACTCTGGAAATCCATATCCATTTGGAATAGATCCg ATCTGGAATGTTGCAACGAACAAGCTGACTTTCCTGAACTCCTACAAAATGAAGATGTCC GTTGTCATAGGGATCGTGCACATGGTTTTTGGGGTGATACTCAGTCTCTTCAACCACAT CTACTTCAGGAAATACATAAACATTATCCTTCAGTTCATCCCAGAGATGATTtttattatctctctttttGGCTACCTGGTCTTCATGATTATTTTCAAATGGTGTCATTTTGATGTCCATTCATCCCAGAGTGCACCAAGCATCCTCATCCACTTTATCAACATGTTTCTGTTCAACTATAGTGACACTTCAAATGCTCCATTGTATCTGCATCAG AAAGAAGTGCAGAGTTTCTTAGTCATATTTGCTCTGATTGCTGTTCCCTGGATGCTCCTCATTAAACCTTTCATCCTCCGAGCCAACCACCAGAAGGCACAGCACATG ctCCGTTCTCAAGCCATCTCAGGAAACTCAGGAGGTGAAAATGAGGTAGATGTCCCAGAGACCAATCACTCCAAGAAAGCTTCCCAGGGAGACCACAGTGGCGGCCATGAAGGACATGAGGGTGAGGATGAAGAG TTCAATTTTGGAGACGTATTTGTCCACCAAGCTATCCACACCATTGAATACTGCCTTGGCTGCATCTCCAACACAGCCTCCTACTTGCGACTCTGGGCGCTGAGCTTGGCCCATGCAC agctgtcagaggTCCTTTGGACCATGGTGATGCACAatgggctcagcagcagcagctgggcaggccTCGTCGCCATCTTCATCATCTTCGCAGCGTTCGCGGTGCTGACGGTGGCCATCCTGCTGGTCATGGAGGGGCTCTCGGCCTTCCTGCACGCTTTGCGTCTGCACTG GGTGGAATTTCAGAACAAGTTCTACGTGGGAGCTGGATACAAATTTTCTCCATTCTCCTTCAATCACATCATCAATGGCACTGCAGAAGAGTAA